The genomic DNA GTAAAACCAATTATTATTGTGAAAGTCATAAATTGGATCTTATTGAGAACATGCTATCGGATAATGAAATAGGTGAAATACAAAATGATGTTCATATTGAGGATGTTATTGTTGAAGAAAACCAGAATTTCACCTATAAGATACTAAAGCCGAAGGGGAATGATAGTGTGAAAAAAGTTACGTTTATACTTCATGGCTTTAATGAAAAGACATGGGATAAATATTTGCCTTGGGGACAAGCCATTTGTGAGAAAACACAATGTGCAGTTGTCTTTTTTCCCATTGCATTTCATATGCAACGTGCACCAAAGCATTGGAGTGATAAAAAGGCAATGTTTGAATTAAGTAAAAAGCGCAAAGATCAATTTCCAAATATCATAGGTTCATCCTTATCGAACGTAGCTATTAGCATGCGTCTCCATTCTAAGCCACAAAGATTTATTTGGTCGGGTTTGCAATCCTATTACGATATTATTCAATTTATTGAGGAGTGTAAAAGTGGTAAGCATGAGTTAATTGATAAGGATTTTAGCTTTGATATTTTTGCTTATTCTATTGGCGGTTTTTTAGCTGAAATTTTAAAGTTAACGAACTACAGAAATTATTTTAATGAAACCAAATTGTGTTTGTTTTGCAGTGGTGCAGTTTTTAATCGTTTATCTCCTGTTTCTAAATTTATTTTAGATAGTGAGGTTAACGTTGCTTTGTACTCTTATTTGGTTGAACATTTTAATAGCTTTTTAAAGAAAGATAATCTTTTGCATCATTACATTGAAGAGGATCATTTGGAAGGAAAAGTATTGCATACCATGTTAGAGTACAAAAATAGGAGGCATTTTAGAGAGGCTTTATTTAAAAAAGTAGAAAATCAGATTTACGCCATTGCATTAAAAGGAGATTCTGTTTTTCCGACTTATGAAATTGAAAATACCTTAAAAGGAGCTTCCAGAGATATTAATATTAAGGTTGAAGAGCTTGACTTTCCCTATTCGTATTCACATGAAAATCCATTCCCAATGAATAAGCAGGAGTCGCAAAATGTTGAGGAAAGCTTAAATATTGTTTTTAATAAAGTTTGTGATTTTTTTAAGCAATAGTTATTTCAACTATTTGCATTATGAAGTCTTTTTAATGTGTAATTAAATTTTCTTGTAAAACAGGTGTAGATAGCTGAAGTATATGTCATAATAGCTGATAAAACGATGAATCATCTAAAGGGCTTTCTTTTTAATAAGCGGATTGTTTTTTGATTAATAGAATAACAATTCTTAGCTTTATTATAAAATCTTAAATAAACTTTAACTCATGAGAATATTTTTAAGTCTATTCGTTTTTGTACTAATTTCAGTTAGTGTATTTGGACAAGAAAAATGTGACGATAATTATTTAAAGGAGTGGGAGGTTTTTAAAAAAGAAAATGCACCATTTAATTTTGTAAAACGAGAGAATTTTAATTTGTCGGCATCAAATGAAAGTACTGAACCAAGCTTAGGTGATTTGAGCTATAAAAGAGAGAGGTATACGACAGGTCAAGAGTTGATTGGAGTTGTTTTGCATGTGTCAGCAGCAATTAAGGATCATTTAGATGATAAGAATGAAATTTGGAAAGATCCGGCTAAATATTTTATTGAAGGATATTATTAGGTGAGGGGTCAAGAGTTGGTTAGATGATTTTTAATAGGTTAATTATTGAAGCTATGGATATTAAACAGAATTGTGCGTTGTTGTTA from Labilibaculum sp. DW002 includes the following:
- a CDS encoding DUF6051 family protein, with translation MSYIDRCQNLKLAFDSGASDIDNMEFLEYQFHSLAHDILPGKTNYYCESHKLDLIENMLSDNEIGEIQNDVHIEDVIVEENQNFTYKILKPKGNDSVKKVTFILHGFNEKTWDKYLPWGQAICEKTQCAVVFFPIAFHMQRAPKHWSDKKAMFELSKKRKDQFPNIIGSSLSNVAISMRLHSKPQRFIWSGLQSYYDIIQFIEECKSGKHELIDKDFSFDIFAYSIGGFLAEILKLTNYRNYFNETKLCLFCSGAVFNRLSPVSKFILDSEVNVALYSYLVEHFNSFLKKDNLLHHYIEEDHLEGKVLHTMLEYKNRRHFREALFKKVENQIYAIALKGDSVFPTYEIENTLKGASRDINIKVEELDFPYSYSHENPFPMNKQESQNVEESLNIVFNKVCDFFKQ